The Deltaproteobacteria bacterium genome includes a window with the following:
- a CDS encoding TIGR00282 family metallophosphoesterase produces MKILFIGDIMGKPGRRAVRELLPKAVKDHDIDFVIANCENAASGFGVTRDIVDELLRYDIDVLTSGNHIWDKKEVMDFIDDYENLLRPANYPGMNPGYGSTVLSAVTGDPVGVINLEGRVFMRSLDCPFKKAKEETEKLKGRAGIVIVDMHAEATSEKRALGWFLDGQVTAVLGTHTHVQTADNEVLPGGTAYITDVGMTGPFDSVIGIKTPAVLDRFLSQIPNRFDVAKRDIRMQGVVLDVDEETGKSRSIMRISVKLEEKTERGLI; encoded by the coding sequence ATGAAAATACTTTTTATCGGCGACATTATGGGCAAGCCGGGACGCCGGGCTGTGAGAGAGCTTCTTCCGAAGGCGGTGAAGGATCACGATATTGACTTCGTCATTGCCAACTGTGAGAACGCCGCTTCCGGATTTGGCGTGACCCGGGATATTGTCGATGAGTTGCTCCGGTACGATATCGATGTCCTGACCTCGGGAAACCATATATGGGACAAGAAGGAGGTCATGGATTTTATAGATGATTATGAAAACTTATTACGTCCCGCCAATTATCCGGGCATGAATCCGGGTTACGGAAGCACGGTCCTTTCCGCCGTGACGGGAGACCCCGTGGGGGTCATCAATCTTGAAGGGCGGGTGTTCATGCGCTCCCTCGATTGTCCTTTCAAAAAAGCAAAGGAAGAAACAGAAAAATTGAAGGGCCGAGCCGGAATCGTCATTGTGGATATGCACGCCGAAGCGACCTCGGAGAAAAGGGCCCTGGGCTGGTTTCTGGATGGCCAGGTCACGGCGGTTTTGGGGACCCATACGCACGTGCAAACGGCGGATAACGAGGTGCTTCCCGGTGGAACCGCCTACATTACCGATGTCGGCATGACGGGGCCTTTCGACTCGGTTATCGGCATCAAAACCCCCGCTGTCCTGGACCGCTTTCTGAGTCAGATACCCAACCGTTTCGACGTCGCCAAACGGGATATCCGCATGCAGGGCGTGGTCCTCGATGTCGACGAAGAAACGGGAAAAAGCAGAAGTATCATGAGAATAAGTGTGAAGCTGGAAGAAAAAACGGAGCGAGGTCTGATTTGA
- the zapB gene encoding cell division protein ZapB, producing the protein MTVEIPGFKDLEEKIRNIVSAYAELRTKYERLEEVLKNKDLELQETYNKIRGLNEEKDTIRSKVDSLLDLLQDINAAQ; encoded by the coding sequence ATGACAGTGGAGATACCGGGGTTCAAGGATCTTGAAGAAAAGATTAGAAATATTGTTTCAGCTTATGCGGAATTGAGGACGAAGTACGAAAGACTAGAGGAAGTATTAAAAAACAAGGATTTGGAGTTACAGGAGACCTACAACAAAATAAGGGGATTGAACGAGGAAAAAGACACGATACGGTCGAAGGTGGATTCGCTTTTGGATTTGCTTCAGGATATTAATGCGGCTCAATAA
- a CDS encoding cell division protein ZapA yields MKRSFHIEILGQKLTVLSDSDEKAVAGVVQYVNDKVDEVSKGGQNPNTLAIAVLAALNIAGELFKARGENKLISEQLEKKTQELIDLIDRINQK; encoded by the coding sequence TTGAAGAGAAGCTTTCATATCGAGATACTGGGGCAGAAGTTAACGGTATTAAGTGATTCGGATGAGAAGGCTGTTGCAGGGGTTGTCCAGTATGTGAACGACAAGGTAGATGAAGTCAGCAAGGGGGGACAGAATCCGAATACCTTGGCGATAGCGGTTTTAGCTGCCTTGAATATTGCAGGCGAGTTGTTTAAAGCAAGAGGAGAAAACAAACTGATTAGTGAGCAACTGGAAAAAAAGACCCAGGAACTGATAGATCTGATTGACCGAATTAATCAAAAATAA
- the rny gene encoding ribonuclease Y: MNNGLIILIILGSIAIGVVLGYLFQVRLAKKKLESSESLADRIVDEAKKEAETIRKEAVLQAKEDLFRSKTEFEREARESKTEFENLEKKLRSREELLDKKTEAVAQREASLDGREKGIAGKEAQAAEKNDELTRLIGRQKENLEKIAGLSSEEAKKQLIQAVESDAKKDAAAFVRKIEDEAKNTAEKKSREIIAYAVQRYASDHVSENTVSVVTLPNDEMKGRIIGREGRNIRAIEAATGIDLIVDDTPEAVVLSSFDPIRREVARLSLERLITDGRIHPGRIEEIVKKVRTEVDTIIRETGERTSFDVGVHDIHPEIIYLLGSLRYRTSFSQNVLQHSVDVAYLTGMMAAEMKMNVKEAKRAGLLHDIGKAVDHKIEGTHAAIGADFARRFGENPRIVQAIATHHDDGRTNTLLGVLVQAADTLSAARPGARREMLESYVKRLEELETIAKSFNGVDKCFAIQAGREIRILVENEKISDNDAVMLCRDIIKKIEEDLTYPGQIKVTVIRETRVSDYAK, translated from the coding sequence TTGAATAACGGGTTGATTATATTGATTATTCTGGGATCCATCGCTATCGGTGTGGTTCTGGGTTATCTCTTTCAGGTAAGGCTGGCCAAAAAGAAACTGGAGTCTTCCGAAAGTCTGGCTGACCGGATTGTGGACGAAGCCAAAAAAGAGGCGGAAACGATACGCAAGGAAGCGGTTCTTCAGGCCAAGGAAGACCTCTTTCGGTCGAAAACGGAATTTGAAAGAGAGGCCAGGGAGAGCAAGACGGAATTCGAAAATCTCGAGAAAAAACTCCGTTCCAGGGAAGAACTCCTCGATAAAAAGACAGAGGCCGTTGCCCAGAGGGAGGCAAGCCTCGATGGGCGGGAAAAGGGTATTGCCGGAAAAGAGGCTCAAGCGGCGGAAAAGAATGACGAACTGACACGTCTGATCGGCCGGCAGAAGGAAAATCTTGAGAAAATTGCCGGACTCTCCTCGGAGGAGGCCAAGAAACAACTGATTCAGGCTGTTGAAAGCGACGCCAAAAAAGATGCGGCCGCCTTTGTACGCAAAATTGAGGATGAAGCGAAGAATACGGCGGAAAAGAAGTCGCGTGAAATTATTGCCTATGCCGTCCAGCGATATGCGAGTGATCATGTTTCGGAAAATACCGTGTCGGTCGTGACCCTGCCGAACGATGAAATGAAGGGACGTATCATCGGCCGGGAAGGGCGGAATATTCGGGCCATCGAAGCGGCTACGGGGATCGACCTCATCGTGGATGACACCCCGGAAGCGGTGGTCCTTTCCAGTTTTGACCCCATCCGTCGTGAAGTGGCTCGCCTCTCTCTTGAACGGCTGATTACGGACGGCCGGATTCACCCGGGACGCATCGAAGAGATCGTCAAAAAAGTGCGAACCGAGGTGGACACGATCATCCGTGAAACCGGTGAACGAACTTCCTTCGATGTGGGGGTTCACGACATCCATCCCGAAATCATATACCTCCTGGGCAGTCTTAGATACCGGACCAGTTTTTCCCAGAACGTTCTCCAGCATTCCGTCGATGTCGCCTATTTGACGGGCATGATGGCGGCGGAGATGAAGATGAACGTGAAGGAAGCCAAACGGGCGGGCTTGCTTCATGACATCGGCAAGGCCGTGGACCATAAAATAGAAGGAACCCATGCGGCCATCGGCGCCGACTTTGCGCGGCGATTTGGTGAAAACCCCCGCATTGTCCAGGCGATCGCCACCCATCATGACGACGGTAGAACCAACACGCTCCTGGGTGTCCTCGTCCAGGCCGCCGATACCCTGTCCGCCGCGCGTCCGGGTGCGAGAAGGGAAATGCTGGAATCGTACGTGAAGCGTCTGGAGGAACTCGAAACCATCGCCAAATCGTTCAACGGTGTGGATAAATGCTTCGCGATCCAGGCGGGAAGGGAAATCCGTATCCTTGTGGAGAACGAGAAGATATCCGACAACGACGCGGTGATGCTGTGTCGGGATATCATCAAAAAGATCGAGGAAGACCTGACGTATCCGGGACAGATCAAGGTGACCGTGATTCGTGAAACACGGGTATCCGATTATGCGAAATAG